The following nucleotide sequence is from Aneurinibacillus soli.
TTGGATTGAAAGAGAAGAGGTCATTTGAGCATTTGCGGCAATCTGTTGTATCCCGGAGGACATTTCATTGATGGCTTGTACGCTTTCTTCTACACCATGTGCTTGTTTTTCAGCCTTAATCGCTACTTCTTGAATGGTTAACGTAATCGTTTCAGATGCTTTGCTAGACTGTTCGGCACTAGCTGTCAATTCTTCTGAAGAAGCCGTTACATATCCGGCACTGATACTAATCTGTCGAATCAACTGACGAAGATTTTCCGTCATTTGATTAAAGGACTCAGCTAAAGCACCTATTTCATCTCTATTTTTCACGTGAATATCTTCTGTTGTTAAATCACCAAGTGCAATTTTCTTGGCGATTTTTGACATATGCACAATCGGCCTTGAGATAATTCGCGAAGTAAAAAAGCCAATCAATAGGGCGGAAATAAAAGCAATTACACTTAATAGGACAATATGTGTGACAGCGGAATTTACTGTTTCTGTATTTTCTGTACTTCCTTCGTCCATTAACTTTTGTTGAGCGTTTACAATTTCATCTGCTACTGGTTCAAGCTGTTTTTCTATAGGCTGTATTTCTTTCTTAAAAAAATCGGTCAGTTCATTTGAATTTTGGTTGTTCGGGGAAATTTGTAATAACTGATCATATTTTTGTTTAAGCTGTTTATTTAGCTCCTCTAATTTTACTAATCGTTTCTTATCGTCAGCATGTTGAACTAATTGTGATGTTTTACCGATTAGATCGTCTATATTTTGGTGAGCTGTGTTTAAATCCTTCAAGGAGTTCTCATCTTCCGTTAAGAGATAACCTTGCAGGTTATTATTTTGTTTGGCGGCCTCCACTTGTATTTTTTGTGCATTAGATAAGATTAGCGCCCGTCGATCAACTAAATCTGTATAAGAGCTATCTATTTTTTTGAGATAATAAAAAGATATACTGCTTGTGATCCCGAGAAGAATAGCAATCAGTAAAAACGATCCGATTAACTTCTTGCTGATAGTCATAGTCAAGATAAGCACCCCATTTAAAATGTTTGAAGCTCCAAAATCATAGGTAGATGAAATTTATTATTAGGAAAATATTTCTGTCCAAAATAAGATAATATATAAAAATTATCGAAAAGGCAAGGATGCTTGTAAACTGAGTTAGATTGCAATCCCATTTAAAAAGGCATTCCGGTATTGTACGTATACCAGAATGCCTTTTGTATGGTTGTTTTTGTATTAATGTGTACCGCCAAACATTTTGCCGACGCCCTGGAGTTTCTCCAGAATCACGATGAGAATGATCGAGATGAAAATTACAACGCTTGAAATGGAAGCGACCAGCGGATCATATGCATCCTGCATATGCGAGAAAATCTCAATCGGCAGCGTACGCATATCTGGTGATACCATAAACAGCGACACCGTTACGTTGTCAAACGATGTCAAGAAAGCGAATAGACCTCCCGAAATAATCGCCGGGCGAATCAACGGCAGTGTTACTTTCCAAAATACTGTAGCCGGGCTCGCTCCGAGAATAGCTGCCGCTCGCTCCAGATTGTAATCAAAGCCACTTAATCCAGTCAGTACGAGCCGAATTACGTACGGAATACAGATGATAATATGGGCGATCAAGAAGCCCGTTCCCGTACCAGCTAGCATAAGCGGTGTGAAATAAATAAGAAGGGCAACGCCAAGTACAAGCTGTGGAACGCTTAAAGGTGACGTTAGCAACGCGGTAATAAATGCTTTGCCCGGAATGTCATACTTGGCAATCGCGAGCGCACCGAGTGTACCGAACAGAACTGAGAAGAAAGCCGCAATCAGCGCGAACTTGGCGCTGTTCGCGAGTGCTGTCATAAATTCTGGACGTTCCAATATTTTCGTATACCACTGCATGGAAAATCCTTGCGGCGGGAAGCTTGGATAATTTGCACTTGTGAAGGAAGCCGGAATGACAACCAGCAGTGGAATTAAAATATAAATGATCGTAATTACCGTAAAGGCGATCCGTTTTTTTGTGGGAGAGAATACGAGCGAGTAACGGGGAATGCGAGAGTGGTAAGGAGGTGTCTACAGGCGAGCGGAGTATTTCTTCCGCACGCGAATTGTAGCTTGTAAGGGAAAAATTCAAATCAAATGTAACGATACCGGTATAAATGTTATTCAAAATCTGATCTTTAAACGCGTCACGGTTGGCGACCTGTTGGCGCTCTTCTTGCAAGTGAGTATTTACTGTCAGAAGTTCTTCGGTTCGTTCCTGGACCGCTTTTTTTAGTCGGTAGTTCCAAATATAGATGAACAAAAGAATACAGCCCGTCGTGACCAAAATCACGGTTAATAGACGGACAAATTCTTGCAGTCGCGTAATCTGGAAAGCAGAACCCGGATGTAGCCAGTGGGTAAGAAGTTCGTTGAGCTCTCCTTTCGCTTTCATCGTTGTTAGCGTCCGATTGATCATAGGAAGCAGTGCTGTGTCTCCTTTGCGGACCGCAATGGTAAAATCAGCTGGTTCAATGACGTCTTCTTGGATAATGAAGTTCTTCTGCTGTTTGAATGGCGTTTTTTTGGGCAATGGGTACAATCAGTGCATCGGACATCGTAAAATAAGAGTCGGAAAAGTCGAACCGCTTGCTTTTTTCGGTGCTGTATGAAAGTCCGGCAATGGCATCGATATGTCCCGCACGCAGCTCTCGTTCTGCTTCATTGAGATTCATGGGAACGTATTGGAATGTGACATGGTTATCCGCTGCAATTTTAAATGTTTTGGGTGCAAGGGAAGCAGGAGTCGGCTCGGCAGAAGCAGCCGACAGAGGAACGATCGAAAGGAAGAGCAAGAAAAAACATAGACAGATAAATCGGATATACATCTGCAAGCCGGCTACACCTCCTTATGTCATAGTAACACTATGCTAAAATTATAAATGAATTTAATTATTTGACAATTAACGATTGCATGACTTACATATCAGAACAGCAGGAGGAATGAAACGATGGCACTGAATAGGAAGCAAATCGAGGAGATTAGAGCGATTATAAAGAGCGGGCAGGTGCTAACAGAAGAGAGTGATCGCTATAGCTATTCATTTGATGCATCATTCGGTACCTATTTGCCGGATGCGGTTGTACAGACGAAAAGCGTTGAGGAGCTAGTGGCGCTCGTAAAGCTGGCCAATCGGGAGTTGATTCCGCTGTATCCACGCGGTCAGTCGACTAGCTTAAGCGGAGGACCGCTGCCGGTACAAGGCGGGATTGTTCTCGATTTATCTGTGATGAATCACATACTGGAAATTGATGAAGAAGATTTGGTAGCGGTTGTCTCGCCCGGCGTGCTGACCGCAGCGATTCACAAGGCGGCGGAGGAAAAAGGATTGTTATATCCGCCTGATCCGAGCAGTTCACACGTATCGACGATTGGCGGGAATCTCGCGGAGAATTCCGGCGGACCACGCGGGCTTAAATACGGCGTGACGAAAGATTACGTCATTGGCCTTGAAGTTATTACGCCGGAAGGAGAGCTGATTCGAACGGGTGGGCGCACCGTGAAAAATGTGACCGGCTATGATTTGACGAAGCTCATTGTCGGTTCAGAAGGTACGCTTGGTATTATTACCAAGGCGATTTTGCGCTTGCTGCCAAAGCCGCCTGCTTCTGAAACGGTGATGATCACGTTTGATAGTCTGGTGGACGCCGGGCGTGCGATCTCCCGGATTTTATCCTCGGGCATCCTGCCAGCGAAGATGGAATTGATGGATCAGGCATCGATTGTGGCGGTAGAAAACTATGAACCGTCCAACCTGCCGATCGATGCGGAAGCCATTATTCTAATGGAGCTTGACGGCCATCCGGTGGCGATTAAAGATGAGGTAGAAAAAGTAGCGGCTCTATGTGAAGCGGTCGGGGCGCGAAATGTCCGCATCCCAAAGAATGCGGTCGAAAAAGCGGACATCTGGCGGGCACGTAAGCTTGTTTCTCCAGCTATTGTACGAATTAAGCCGACTAAAATCTCAGAAGATGCGACCGTTCCGCGCAGTAAGATCCCGGATATGTGCGCACGTCTACAGGAGATTCGCAAGAAATATAATATTCATCTCGTCGTATTCGGTCATGCTGGAGACGGCAATCTCCATCCGAATATTATTGCGGACAAACGTGATAAAGAAGAGATGCAGCGGGTAGAGCAAGCGGTTGCGGAGATTTTTACAGCCGCGCTTGAGCTTGGTGGCACATTGTCAGGAGAACATGGCATTGGCACGATGAAAGCACCGTTTATGGAGATGGAGCTTGGAGCTGTTGGACTCGATATGATGAAGCGCATTAAGCAAGTATGGGACCCGAATAACATCATGAACCCTGGTAAAATCTTTCCGGAGCCGGGGCAAAAACTGGAGTTGACGTAATGAAGGAATCTCTTGAAACGTTACGTGCCGAATTTGCTTACGAGAAAACGAATAGCTGTGTCCAGTGCGGCTACTGTCTCCCGGTTTGTCCGACATATGCGTCGATGGGCAAGGAGACGCATTCACCACGCGGCCGCATCAATCTGGTGAAAATGGTTGGAGAAGGACGCATTACCGATCTGTCTGTACTTGAGGAGCCGCTTGATTTATGCCTTGGATGCCGCAACTGTGAGACTGCCTGTCCAACCGGGGTGGAATATGGAGTCATTCTTGAAGCTGCCCGCGCCGCACTCGTTCGGCGCAAGACGTTCTCGGCCCCGGTGCGGATGTTGCGGAATACGATGTTTACGAAGGTGTTTCCGAGCAAAAAGATGATGAGGCTGGCGGGGAATGCACTCTGGCTGTATGAAAGAACCGGATTGCAAACGGCTATCCGGAAGTCTGGTTTACTAAATAAACTTCCGTATCACGTAGGAGCGTTTGAAGCGATTACCCCGGGAGCGGCATCGCCTGCTGAACGGAAACAGATGCCACAACGTATACAGGCAAAGGGACAAGCAAAGTACACGGTCGCTTTTTTTACCGGATGTATTATGGATGCCATGTTTCAGCGGATTAATCGTCTGTCGGTACAGCTGCTGACAGAAGCGGGTTGTAGTGTAGTAGTTGTCCCGGAGCAGACATGCTGCGGGGCACTGCATGCACATGCTGGAGAGATGGATGAAGCAAGGAAGCTAGCGGAGCGAAACATTGCCGCTTTTGAAAAGGAATCGGTTGATTTTATTGTCAATAACGCAGGAGGATGTGGCGCAGCACTGTATGAGTATGCTCATCTTCTGGCAGACGAGCCGGAATGGAGCGAACGGGCGCAGGCATTCACGGAGAAATCTAGAGATATCAGTCAGGTTCTCACTGCCTGCGGCGGACTGCATCTTCAGCCTCGCCCGGGTGAGCGGGTTACGTATCAGCCTTCCTGTCACCTGACCAACGTGCAGAAGGTGACACGCGAACCGATCGAACTCATTCGCAGTGTGCCGGGTATTGAATTCATCGGGATGGAACAGGCGCATATGTGCTGCGGTTCGGCTGGCATTTATAATCTGGTGCATTATGAACAGTCGATGGATATTCTGGATGAAAAAATGAAGCATACGAAGGCAACTAAAGCTGATGTCGTGATCACAACGAATCCGGGCTGTCTGCTGCAAATGAAAATGGGCATTGAAAGAGAAGGACAAGCTGTCTCAATGCGAGCCGTACATCTTGTTGAATACTTAGCAGAAGCGGCAGGAATATCGTAGGAAATTCCCATCCGATTATCATAAGAGCCTCCTGTGCAATGATATGGATTCATTGCACAGGAGTTTTTTTGTTGGCTCTTCCCTAGTTGACTTAGAGTGCGCTCTAAGATGTAAGATTACTCCATGGAACAATATTTGAGCATTCGAGCCATATCTGATCTTACTGGCATTAGCACATACACTCTACGTTATTATGAGAAAAATGGACTGATTCATGCTATAGCTAGAGGTTCAAACGGTCGCCGTCAATATTCCGCGAATGACCTGGAATGGATTCGTTTTTTAGTAAAACTTCGAACTACAGGAATGTCCATCCGACAAATGCAGCAAGTCGCCAACTTGAGAAGGCAAGGTCCAGCTACGATTAAAGAAAGGAGAATATTACTGGAGGCCCATCAAAAAGAGGTAACGGAACGAATTAAAAAACTGCAAGAAAACATGGAATCCATCCATGCAAAAGTAGAGTTTTACCGTCAATGGGAATTAGAAAACAACGAACAGGAGAGAAAGAAATGAACTCATCATACGCAATCGGAAAGAAACTTTTATATGAAACTTATGAGGAAGGGATTCAAGGAGTGCTCGATCATTTACATGATATATCTCCACACATCGGTAGATACATTATCGAATTTTACGGGCAAGCTTTTAGTAATCCACTACTTACACATCAACAAAGACAGATGATCACGATCTCCGCATTAACTTCACTAGGAGATTGTCCAAATCAACTAAAATGGCACATCAACTTTGGTTTGAAAGTAGGGCTAACTCCGAACGAAATAGTAGAAATCATCACCCATTGTATTCCGTTTTGTGGCTTCCCTCGTGCTCTAAATGCCATTGCCATTACGAAGCAAGTTTTTGAAGAACAAAATATCAAAGTAAACATAAAGGATGAACTAGAGAATGGAGGAAGAAGGCGGGAGAGGGGATTGGAAAAGCTCCAGGAAATCGATGGAGAACACGGAGAAGCAGTTGTTCGTTCACTTACCGAGATTTCTCCTGCTTTAGCAGAACAAATCATCGAATTTGCGTTTGGTGAAATCTATAGCCGCCAGGTACTGAACTCTAAGCAACGACAGCTCATCACTTTAGGAGCTTTAACGGCACAGGGAGGATGTGAGCCGCAATTGCACGTTCATATCAATGCCGCGATTCGTGTAGGTCTAACGAGACAAGAAATAATCGAAGCACTGCTACAATGTTCGTCGTATACGGGCTTTCCTAAGGTATTAAACGCCATAAATGTCGCGAAAAAGGTCTTCTTACCCTAGTAAATTTGGGTCTGATGTTCAAGAGTGTAAGTGTGGTTCTCCGACTTTGCACAGAGCTGATGTCCTTACTCTAGATGAATATAATCAAGGAACGGAGCGTTTCCGACAATCATTTTTTGTTCAGGATGCTTCCTGTTTTTAAAAACAAATGGACCGTTTGTACTTTGTAACTCGTAGTCTGAAATATTATCGACTAAATTTCCGAGTATGTCCGTAATGTATTTTGTTCGTGCTTCCTCTGATGCAAATGAAGGAACAGGATAGGATATACCCGTAATGCTTGTTATCTTGCCTGTCGTAGCGTCAATGTCTATAATAGCTCGATTTGATTTTGGATTATTTATATCCTTAAAGAGTGCTATACTCCATGAATCATTCGGTTTAGTTTGTCCTCTCCATACAGCTGCAATCTTATAATTTTTCGTATCAGGTAAAGCGTTATGTAATTTTTTGAACGCATGCTGAGTGATGTTTTGGTCCAATTGCTCAATCGGTACCTCATTAAATGCTGGAGATGCTTGAATATCAGCTGCTGCAGGTTTTCGATACCCGGTGTCATTCGTGTTTTTATGTTCTTGCTGAATATTGACAGAAGAAGAGGGAGTCTCGTCTCCACAGGCGGACAAAAAAAGTAAAAGTGCAACTGTGGTATATCCTCTAATGAATGGCCAACTCATTATTATCATCCTTTTTATTATTTTACTTATTTTAACATTTGTTAGGCGTTTGTCTATGCTCTTTTGTGTAGGAAATAGGCTGCCGATAGCATAGTTGAGCTAGAAACAGGAATGTTTGGTTTTTTTGAATCTCAACTTTGCTGGGAGGAGAGAAGAGAGAAGCAAGAGAGCGACTGTACGCGACTACCCAGCGGAAGGAGACCGACGAACGGGATCTTGTCCGCAACCGTTCCATGAAAAAACATCGTGGGTCCTCTTTTGCGGACACGTTCGGCGGGCTTCTGGAGCGGACAGCCTACACTTCCCTGCAACGCGTATCGAAGCGAATGGCTTCTCTCTTCTCTTCCTCCCACCACCAAAGTTGCTCAATTCCACAAAAATACAAACATACTTTTTTACAATTAAAGACCATAAAAAATATATGGTTTTGGTCGTCTACCTTTTTACGCTGAGCCAGAATTTGCTGGCGGGGCGCGATCCAAGGCAAAGGCGCATAACCAAGAAAACTTACGTCAAAGCCGAATTGGATTCGCTCCCGTACCGCGACAGTCCGCATTGCTGACCATGTTTTCTGTAAGTAAAAAAGCGAGGGAAGTGACTCCCTCGCTATACATACGAAAGTTTATGATTCAGTTTGTACAGGTTCAGGGTATACTTTCATTTTCTCGCATAAAAACCATAATAAATTCCACACACTGTCAAAGTAATACACGTTCCTATTAAAAAGGTATAAATATTAAAATATAGTATATTAGTATATTGATTAAACCAACCTAAGTTGAAAATCTGTGAGGTAAGAATGGAAGGCCCCCCCAATTGTATCAACCGATGTTTAACCAAGTGAGCTTCTCCTACTATACTTATGCCTAGTAATGAAAAATTCATAAGTATAAATAGTATATTAATTTTTTGGCTATATTTTTTGAATAATGCATGTGAATACACAGCTAAGGAAACCAGAAAATATACGAAAATAAATAGTGTTAGATAAATAAAAGTTGCTCCGTGATTTATCACTTTAGAATTTATATAAAGATCTTTAGTAAAAGATGCGATAAGAAAAAATGAGATGATACTAAGCATTAATCCCAAACATACATGTAGCAGACCTTTCTGATTAAAATTTAAGGGTTTCCTCCACTTCCAGTGATTAAAAATCAAAAACACGGAAAATAAAATATAGCAGAAACAAATTCCCATTATAAGAATGGTACTTGGATAATGCTTTGCTACATAACCAAGCTCATCTAACCTTCCATTGGGTACTGTCATATCACTTGCTTGCCAACGAGCCATAGCATAAATGGTTGTAAATATTGTTATAGAAAAAACGAACTGAATAGCATATAAAAAACCACGCAAGGTTATCACTCCCCCTAAATATTTTGAAGATATTCTAACATTCATATTGTTATGTTCTTGCTGAATATTGACAGAAGAAGGGGAGGTCTCGTCTCCACAGGCAGATAAAAAAGTAAAAGTGCAACGCGGTACATCCTTTAATGAATGTCCAACTCATTATAATCATCTTTTTTTAGTATTTTAATATTCGTTGGGCGTTTGTCTATGAAATAAGATAAGGGGAGAAATGATAAGGGAGAAGACACAAGAATGATCTAGGGTAGGAAAAGGTGTTTGCCTTTTCCTACCTTATAATCGGTTTCGTGTTTTCTCTCGGGCTTCTCTTTATTTCCTTCTATAATTATACCATAATATACTTTATTTTCCTTGATAAACCGCAAAAGATGCGGGCAGAAAACTCCCGTAATAACCAATTTCACAGTCCACTCCTCGCACCCACTCTACAGGTTTAGAAGCCGTAAAAGATTGATAATACACGGAACCGAACGGTTGTTTATCTAGTGTCACGCGCAAAAATATGACTCCTTTTCCGTTCACTTGTGAGACAGCATTATAATCGCTCGTACGAGTCGAAGCAGATGTAAACGCTTTTTCCTGTCCGTCCTGTGTTCTGATCCAAATACGCCGGTTTTGAAGTGGACTCCAATCTTTTTTACCAAAAAGATCACTCGCTGGGCCGCGTGTAAACAACAATTTGGATGAAGCTTCTGTTGTCCATACAGGGTGTGTATCTGCCTGTCCTTTTTGATCCGCATGAACAATGGTTTCCTCTGCCTTCACGTCAAACAAATACAGTCGTTTATTCTCGGTGGCTTCTCTTCCCTCGCCGTCAATGTAAGCTAGTTTCATGCTATCCGGTGACCATGCGAACCATTCTGCATACTTTAACCCTGAACCAAGGCGAATTCGTTTTTTCGTCTGCATGTTGATCACCTCAATCGTATTGAGATCGGCAGAGGTAGAACCGGAGTTGGGATGTAAGAAATAGGCGAGATAGCGACCATCTGGTGACCACTTCATACCAACGACAGATCTTTGTTCCATCCCTTCGATTCCTGGCACTTCCTCCTTAGGGATACTGAATAACAGCGTACTCTCCCCATCCAATGCCACATTTTCTACCTTCATCGGATTGTTTTCTGTTCGTGCATACGATACAGTCAAACTTTTCCCATCTGGTGTCCACGCAAAATCCTCCATATTCTCTTTCTCGATCAGTACTGGACTTATTACGGATCTTTCCTGTTCCATCGTTGCGATTTTTAGCGAGATGCGATCTTCACTGGCTTTCTCCATGTTTTTCTGTCCGCGATAAGAGGTCATGTAGGCGAGCGTATCGCTTGTAGTGGACCACGCCGGGAGCTCGGAACGGTGGGCATCAATTACATTAACTCGTTTTTCAATGAGGTATGATTTGTTTGTTTTTGGGTTTACGACCCATAACTCTTTTACGTTTTCATAGTCTTCTTTCTCACTAAATAAATACGCCAGCCACTTTCCTGAAGGGGACCAGCCAACAATTTGAGCAAATCCGTTTTTGGTGAGTTGAGCGGGTGCAGCTCCTGCTTGATTCCCATTGATAAACCAGAGATGATGGTCATGTAGAAACACAATTTTAGCCGGGAACGCTTCCTTGTAGACCCGAATCGGCTTACTTGCAGACGCCGCCGAGGCAGAAGAGGAAGGGAGTACATATAGCACAGACAAAATAAACAACAGGAAAATGCGAAAATGGCGCACAGTCATAGCATCCTCTCTTTTTTTGTTTCCATATATTTCATAGACGCAAATTCTTTCCTTCGAGTTGCAAAAAAATGTAAGGCATAAATGAAGAAGTACGTGGCATCAACAATTGTCGGGATAAAGTAGAGAAACGGATGGGTTCATTAGAAAACGAAGTAAAAGAATTCCGCGAAGAAACGAAAGCGGATATGCAGGTACTGTTTGGTTTTTTGAATCCAAATTTTGCTTGGGAGGAGAGAAGAGAGAAGCAAGAGAGCGCCTGTACGCGACTTCCCTAGCGGAAGGAGACCGACGAACGGGATCTTGTCCGCAACCCTTCCATGAAAAAACATCGTGGGTCCTCTTTTGCGGACACGTTCGGCGGGCTCCTGAAGCGGACAGTCTACACTTCCCCGTAAAGCGTACCGAAGCGAACGGCTTCTCTCTTCTCTTCCTCCCACCACCAAAGTTGCTCGATTCCACAAACCATCCAAACAAACAGTATGATGGTCTCCTATTTTTACAATTTCCCTCAATTCCCCGACATTCTTTCCGCATTCTTTCGCTATCATAATGGCTATCAACCGAATGCTTGGAGAGAAGAAACGAATGGGGGGATCCTGATGTTTAAAAATCTCACAGACTATCCAATTAAACTAAAGCATGCCATTGTCGCAGGAGGGATTGCTGTTCTCCTTGTGCTGGCTGGCTTCTGGTTGGGGCTAAAGAATGCAGGTTATCTTTCTACCAATCAGACTGTAGATGATACATTGAAAGCTTCGGCTACAAGTCAGACGACTCCGGTTGTAGCTACGCCAACGATTGCGGGCACAAG
It contains:
- a CDS encoding FAD-binding oxidoreductase, with product MALNRKQIEEIRAIIKSGQVLTEESDRYSYSFDASFGTYLPDAVVQTKSVEELVALVKLANRELIPLYPRGQSTSLSGGPLPVQGGIVLDLSVMNHILEIDEEDLVAVVSPGVLTAAIHKAAEEKGLLYPPDPSSSHVSTIGGNLAENSGGPRGLKYGVTKDYVIGLEVITPEGELIRTGGRTVKNVTGYDLTKLIVGSEGTLGIITKAILRLLPKPPASETVMITFDSLVDAGRAISRILSSGILPAKMELMDQASIVAVENYEPSNLPIDAEAIILMELDGHPVAIKDEVEKVAALCEAVGARNVRIPKNAVEKADIWRARKLVSPAIVRIKPTKISEDATVPRSKIPDMCARLQEIRKKYNIHLVVFGHAGDGNLHPNIIADKRDKEEMQRVEQAVAEIFTAALELGGTLSGEHGIGTMKAPFMEMELGAVGLDMMKRIKQVWDPNNIMNPGKIFPEPGQKLELT
- a CDS encoding carboxymuconolactone decarboxylase family protein, yielding MNSSYAIGKKLLYETYEEGIQGVLDHLHDISPHIGRYIIEFYGQAFSNPLLTHQQRQMITISALTSLGDCPNQLKWHINFGLKVGLTPNEIVEIITHCIPFCGFPRALNAIAITKQVFEEQNIKVNIKDELENGGRRRERGLEKLQEIDGEHGEAVVRSLTEISPALAEQIIEFAFGEIYSRQVLNSKQRQLITLGALTAQGGCEPQLHVHINAAIRVGLTRQEIIEALLQCSSYTGFPKVLNAINVAKKVFLP
- a CDS encoding PD40 domain-containing protein, with protein sequence MRHFRIFLLFILSVLYVLPSSSASAASASKPIRVYKEAFPAKIVFLHDHHLWFINGNQAGAAPAQLTKNGFAQIVGWSPSGKWLAYLFSEKEDYENVKELWVVNPKTNKSYLIEKRVNVIDAHRSELPAWSTTSDTLAYMTSYRGQKNMEKASEDRISLKIATMEQERSVISPVLIEKENMEDFAWTPDGKSLTVSYARTENNPMKVENVALDGESTLLFSIPKEEVPGIEGMEQRSVVGMKWSPDGRYLAYFLHPNSGSTSADLNTIEVINMQTKKRIRLGSGLKYAEWFAWSPDSMKLAYIDGEGREATENKRLYLFDVKAEETIVHADQKGQADTHPVWTTEASSKLLFTRGPASDLFGKKDWSPLQNRRIWIRTQDGQEKAFTSASTRTSDYNAVSQVNGKGVIFLRVTLDKQPFGSVYYQSFTASKPVEWVRGVDCEIGYYGSFLPASFAVYQGK
- a CDS encoding MerR family transcriptional regulator, which translates into the protein MEQYLSIRAISDLTGISTYTLRYYEKNGLIHAIARGSNGRRQYSANDLEWIRFLVKLRTTGMSIRQMQQVANLRRQGPATIKERRILLEAHQKEVTERIKKLQENMESIHAKVEFYRQWELENNEQERKK
- a CDS encoding methyl-accepting chemotaxis protein, translating into MTISKKLIGSFLLIAILLGITSSISFYYLKKIDSSYTDLVDRRALILSNAQKIQVEAAKQNNNLQGYLLTEDENSLKDLNTAHQNIDDLIGKTSQLVQHADDKKRLVKLEELNKQLKQKYDQLLQISPNNQNSNELTDFFKKEIQPIEKQLEPVADEIVNAQQKLMDEGSTENTETVNSAVTHIVLLSVIAFISALLIGFFTSRIISRPIVHMSKIAKKIALGDLTTEDIHVKNRDEIGALAESFNQMTENLRQLIRQISISAGYVTASSEELTASAEQSSKASETITLTIQEVAIKAEKQAHGVEESVQAINEMSSGIQQIAANAQMTSSLSIQTSQKAAEGNQAIQVTTKQMDSIYTTMNQLANVIKEMDEHSGEIEQIVKVMSEIAAQTNLLALNAAIEAARAGEHGRGFAVVADEVRQLAEKSSESAEQITQLITTIQKNTHNAVESMSVGTKEVDAGIRVVHTAGELFKEITHFVGEVTNQTQEVSAASQQISANTAQVVHLVDLISEEAKTVIAGSQNVSAASEEQLASVEEISSSAASLSKMAEELQALIGKFKV
- a CDS encoding transporter substrate-binding domain-containing protein, with the translated sequence MYIRFICLCFFLLFLSIVPLSAASAEPTPASLAPKTFKIAADNHVTFQYVPMNLNEAERELRAGHIDAIAGLSYSTEKSKRFDFSDSYFTMSDALIVPIAQKNAIQTAEELHYPRRRH
- a CDS encoding (Fe-S)-binding protein, whose protein sequence is MKESLETLRAEFAYEKTNSCVQCGYCLPVCPTYASMGKETHSPRGRINLVKMVGEGRITDLSVLEEPLDLCLGCRNCETACPTGVEYGVILEAARAALVRRKTFSAPVRMLRNTMFTKVFPSKKMMRLAGNALWLYERTGLQTAIRKSGLLNKLPYHVGAFEAITPGAASPAERKQMPQRIQAKGQAKYTVAFFTGCIMDAMFQRINRLSVQLLTEAGCSVVVVPEQTCCGALHAHAGEMDEARKLAERNIAAFEKESVDFIVNNAGGCGAALYEYAHLLADEPEWSERAQAFTEKSRDISQVLTACGGLHLQPRPGERVTYQPSCHLTNVQKVTREPIELIRSVPGIEFIGMEQAHMCCGSAGIYNLVHYEQSMDILDEKMKHTKATKADVVITTNPGCLLQMKMGIEREGQAVSMRAVHLVEYLAEAAGIS
- a CDS encoding ABC transporter permease, encoding MQWYTKILERPEFMTALANSAKFALIAAFFSVLFGTLGALAIAKYDIPGKAFITALLTSPLSVPQLVLGVALLIYFTPLMLAGTGTGFLIAHIIICIPYVIRLVLTGLSGFDYNLERAAAILGASPATVFWKVTLPLIRPAIISGGLFAFLTSFDNVTVSLFMVSPDMRTLPIEIFSHMQDAYDPLVASISSVVIFISIILIVILEKLQGVGKMFGGTH